One segment of Pontibacter akesuensis DNA contains the following:
- a CDS encoding glycosyltransferase family 2 protein encodes MEVKLSVTIITFNEEQNIGRCLKSVEGIADEVIVVDSLSIDRTKEICLAHGVKFIENPFKGMIDQKSFALEQATHKHVLALDADESLTEELRQSVLAAKRNWAADGYLLNRLTNYRGEWIRHSGWYPDRKLRLFDKTKAAWGGQNPHDRVIPVEGAKIKKLKGDMLHYFSYNVKEHLDQINRYTEVFKEEMVKKGKKTSLLAILVKPPFRFFRTYFIKLGFLDGFNGFFIAVLSGFTVFLKYAKLYLAYKDTPSDRPS; translated from the coding sequence ATGGAAGTCAAGCTGTCAGTAACCATCATCACCTTTAACGAGGAGCAGAACATAGGGCGCTGCCTGAAATCGGTGGAGGGGATAGCCGATGAGGTGATTGTTGTGGATTCCCTTTCCATTGACCGGACAAAGGAAATCTGCTTAGCGCATGGGGTAAAGTTTATCGAAAATCCTTTTAAGGGGATGATAGACCAAAAGTCGTTTGCCTTGGAGCAGGCAACGCACAAGCATGTGCTGGCGCTGGATGCGGATGAGTCGCTGACGGAGGAACTGCGGCAGTCGGTACTGGCGGCCAAGCGCAACTGGGCGGCCGATGGTTACCTGCTGAACCGGCTTACCAACTACCGGGGCGAGTGGATCAGGCACTCGGGCTGGTATCCTGACCGTAAATTAAGGTTGTTCGACAAAACCAAGGCGGCTTGGGGTGGGCAAAACCCGCACGACCGGGTTATACCCGTGGAGGGTGCCAAGATCAAAAAGCTGAAGGGCGACATGCTGCATTACTTCAGCTATAACGTGAAAGAGCACCTCGACCAGATAAACAGGTACACGGAGGTATTTAAGGAGGAGATGGTGAAAAAGGGAAAGAAAACGTCGCTGCTGGCTATACTTGTAAAGCCGCCATTCCGCTTCTTCCGGACATACTTTATCAAGCTGGGTTTTCTGGATGGCTTCAACGGCTTTTTCATCGCTGTGCTTTCCGGGTTCACTGTGTTCCTGAAGTATGCCAAACTGTACCTGGCTTACAAAGACACACCTTCCGACAGGCCATCCTAA
- the gmk gene encoding guanylate kinase, whose product MQGKIIIFSAPSGAGKTTIVKHLLSVNPLLSFSISACTRDKRGRTEENGKDYYFITPEEFKQKIGNDEFVEWEEVYEGAFYGTLKSEIERIWKSGKHVVLDVDVKGGLSVKHFYKERALAIFVKPPSIDELANRLTARNTDSASSISSRVFKAKFEMGFEDQFDRVIVNDDLTQACAEAEKLVNQFIQAEPSIV is encoded by the coding sequence ATGCAAGGCAAGATTATCATTTTCTCGGCTCCCTCAGGTGCCGGTAAAACCACTATTGTAAAACACCTGCTCAGCGTAAACCCCTTGCTGAGCTTCTCTATCTCGGCCTGCACCCGCGACAAACGCGGCCGCACCGAGGAAAACGGAAAAGACTACTACTTTATCACCCCCGAGGAATTCAAGCAGAAGATTGGGAACGATGAGTTTGTGGAGTGGGAGGAAGTGTATGAAGGCGCCTTCTACGGCACGCTGAAGTCCGAAATAGAACGCATCTGGAAAAGCGGCAAGCACGTGGTGCTGGATGTGGACGTAAAGGGCGGCCTAAGCGTGAAGCATTTCTACAAAGAGCGGGCGCTGGCCATTTTCGTGAAGCCCCCGTCTATCGACGAGCTGGCGAACCGCCTCACTGCCCGCAACACGGACTCGGCCTCCAGCATCAGCAGCCGCGTGTTCAAGGCTAAGTTCGAGATGGGCTTTGAGGATCAGTTCGACCGCGTAATTGTGAACGACGACCTGACCCAGGCCTGCGCCGAAGCTGAGAAGCTTGTAAACCAATTCATTCAGGCAGA
- a CDS encoding DUF4397 domain-containing protein, whose translation MKNWMRLTLVAVLPVMFFTSCEDDDDDLDLQEEQANVMVVHASPDAPGVDLYVDDAKVNSSALNYPNNTGYLEVEEGDRNFKVTAAGAGLGNPVIDADVMLDADKNYTVFAAGRLANIEPVVLEDNLAAPAAGKAHVRFVHLAPDAPNVDVVVQGGPTLFSDLQFKEATAFTPVDAGSYTLEVQPVGTDNAAVTATVMLQSGKIYTIFAKGLLSPPAGNNNALGAEVIVNN comes from the coding sequence ATGAAAAACTGGATGAGATTAACCTTGGTGGCTGTGCTGCCAGTCATGTTCTTCACGAGTTGCGAAGACGATGACGATGACCTGGACCTGCAGGAAGAGCAGGCAAATGTGATGGTGGTGCATGCCTCGCCGGATGCACCGGGGGTGGACCTATATGTGGATGATGCAAAAGTGAACTCTTCCGCGCTAAACTACCCAAACAACACTGGCTACCTGGAGGTAGAGGAGGGCGACCGCAACTTTAAAGTAACAGCTGCAGGCGCAGGTCTTGGTAACCCTGTGATAGATGCCGATGTGATGCTTGACGCTGATAAAAACTATACTGTGTTCGCGGCTGGAAGACTGGCAAATATTGAACCGGTAGTACTGGAAGACAACCTGGCTGCGCCTGCCGCTGGAAAGGCACACGTGCGTTTCGTGCACCTGGCACCCGATGCACCCAACGTGGATGTGGTGGTGCAGGGCGGCCCGACGCTATTCTCTGACCTTCAGTTTAAAGAGGCCACAGCCTTTACGCCTGTAGATGCCGGAAGCTATACCCTGGAGGTGCAGCCTGTGGGAACAGACAATGCCGCTGTTACTGCAACCGTAATGCTGCAGAGCGGCAAGATCTATACTATTTTTGCAAAGGGGCTGCTTTCGCCTCCGGCCGGTAACAACAATGCGTTGGGCGCCGAGGTGATCGTAAACAACTAA
- a CDS encoding LytR/AlgR family response regulator transcription factor, whose protein sequence is MTKPKILISEDEVIIAEDLAASLEDLGYETCAIDTGEDTIDMIRETRPDLVLLDINLKGDADGVEIGSRIRQEFKIPFIYLTAYADAATIDRAKKTEPDGFLVKPFDDKSLRSAIEIALYKHDSNSRGEKGSNGTQQTEHKEQEVATDYIFVKVKHRIIKVHYSDILWVEAYDNYSFIVTADQKYLVSSTLKDMEQKLPSQNFVRVHRSYIANLDKIDALEENSVVFAKGDVPIGKSYKKTLMSRFNII, encoded by the coding sequence ATGACAAAACCCAAAATCCTGATATCAGAAGATGAGGTGATCATTGCGGAAGATCTTGCTGCCAGCCTGGAAGATTTGGGATATGAGACGTGCGCCATAGATACGGGGGAAGACACGATTGACATGATCCGGGAAACACGGCCAGACCTGGTGCTGCTCGATATCAACCTGAAGGGTGACGCCGACGGGGTGGAGATCGGCTCGCGCATCCGGCAGGAGTTTAAGATCCCGTTTATCTACCTTACCGCTTACGCCGATGCTGCCACCATAGATCGTGCGAAGAAAACGGAGCCGGATGGCTTCCTGGTGAAACCCTTTGACGACAAGAGCCTGCGCTCAGCCATCGAGATCGCGCTCTACAAGCACGACTCTAACAGCAGAGGGGAGAAAGGCAGCAACGGAACGCAGCAAACCGAACACAAGGAGCAGGAGGTGGCCACCGACTACATCTTTGTGAAGGTAAAGCACCGCATCATCAAAGTGCACTACAGCGACATTCTGTGGGTGGAGGCCTATGATAACTATTCCTTTATCGTGACGGCAGACCAGAAGTACCTTGTCTCCTCCACACTCAAGGATATGGAGCAGAAGCTGCCCTCGCAGAACTTTGTGCGCGTGCACCGCTCCTACATCGCCAACCTCGACAAGATCGACGCGCTGGAGGAAAACTCGGTTGTGTTCGCCAAAGGCGATGTGCCAATCGGAAAGTCTTACAAGAAAACACTCATGTCACGCTTCAACATTATATGA
- a CDS encoding two-component regulator propeller domain-containing protein, which produces MIVLCLYLAAAVPALAQQYNIRNWTLEQGLPQSEVMAIQQDQQGYLWLATRAGLSRFNGTDFVTYTKEDGLSSHNISTLFLDSQQHLWIGTTDAGLLRFNGSDFIPYGAAQGLQAESIQSVSEDKTGRIWVASNTGVFFLSGNRMQKYTALPEGSYTSIAHTPSGAMLAGTEKSGLYRVSKGKLLHLTTENSELPSNHVTALLPQADAGVWIGTTAGLAQLTQNKVRRIPLPESLAYSHITSFTLDNTATLWIGLQRNGLLKYDGKSFEHLTRRNGLRTNRITALATDMENNIWIGTSGYGLQQYKTPWFVHFFDFTGLAEPRITALAQDSNGTLLLGTDEGDFARMRQQRPDWTDAQPWPRGTTIYSLLPDKEQLWVCSSNGVWRLTPNGSTHYAHPSPRALPDVYQAATGPAGGVFFATAAGIATLHGDSLQLLPATEGPIKAKTIYRDTKGRLWVGADKGVFQVREGQVVKVRTNLNVREISSITEDTKGNLYFAAFNQGLLLLQGRQAKLFTTEQGLPNEAIKTVFADASDNLWVATNRDVLKVSLPILLREGKFSYRSYTANSGFRGLEVCDNAIVQARDSSIWFGTTKGLTQYLPHLDHPNTQHPKVMLTDVMLYSRPTDWEELGYPLDSLTGLPETLRLPHTQNHLSFNFHAICLSGPEQVRYKYRLAGYEDSWSPATSRSFTTYANLSPGKYKFELLAQNNEGYWTEQPLSYEFAIVPPIWRREWFIGVLLVVIAGAILSVVHLRERSLVKMNTLLEMKVDHRTRLLERQNREKEILLQEIHHRVKNNLQIVMSMLNLQARHVPDPLAKDVMQALRSRVRSMALLHERLYRHNDLEQINLEDYFLEICESLYASYGISMERVALELDIPETKVDVDTAITLGLIVNELVSNTLKYAFPQGEAGVLRIVLTRHDEVQFTLTVSDNGRGLPEDFYQHRQQGHSFGLKLVESLSKKLEGHMNFYNSHGTKSTLYFVLPS; this is translated from the coding sequence TTGATAGTTTTGTGCCTGTACCTGGCTGCCGCAGTACCTGCGCTGGCGCAGCAGTACAATATCCGAAACTGGACGCTGGAGCAGGGTTTGCCACAGTCGGAGGTCATGGCCATACAGCAGGACCAGCAGGGTTACCTGTGGCTGGCCACCCGCGCCGGACTTAGCCGCTTTAACGGCACCGATTTCGTTACCTACACCAAAGAAGACGGCCTAAGCAGCCACAACATATCTACGCTTTTCCTGGACAGCCAGCAGCACCTCTGGATCGGAACAACGGATGCAGGACTGCTGCGCTTTAACGGCTCGGATTTTATACCCTACGGTGCGGCGCAAGGGCTGCAGGCTGAAAGTATACAGAGCGTTTCGGAGGATAAAACCGGCAGAATATGGGTCGCCTCCAACACTGGCGTCTTTTTTCTGTCCGGAAACCGCATGCAGAAGTACACTGCGCTTCCGGAGGGAAGCTATACTTCTATTGCACATACGCCTTCCGGAGCAATGTTGGCAGGCACCGAAAAAAGCGGTTTGTACAGGGTTAGCAAAGGCAAGCTCCTGCATCTCACAACCGAAAACAGCGAACTGCCCAGCAACCATGTAACTGCCCTGCTGCCACAGGCTGATGCCGGAGTATGGATAGGCACCACGGCGGGCCTTGCGCAGCTCACACAAAACAAGGTGCGCAGAATCCCGCTGCCAGAATCCCTGGCCTACAGCCACATCACGAGCTTCACGCTCGACAACACCGCCACCTTGTGGATAGGCCTGCAGCGAAACGGGCTCCTGAAGTATGACGGAAAATCTTTCGAGCACCTGACCCGGCGCAACGGCCTGCGCACCAACCGGATCACCGCCCTGGCCACCGACATGGAGAATAACATTTGGATCGGCACCAGCGGCTACGGTCTGCAGCAGTACAAGACGCCGTGGTTTGTGCATTTCTTCGACTTCACGGGTTTGGCGGAGCCACGCATCACGGCACTTGCCCAGGACAGCAACGGCACGCTGCTGCTGGGAACAGACGAAGGCGACTTTGCCAGAATGAGGCAGCAGCGCCCGGATTGGACCGACGCGCAGCCGTGGCCACGTGGCACTACTATTTACAGCCTGCTGCCCGACAAGGAGCAACTGTGGGTTTGCAGCAGCAACGGGGTTTGGCGGCTAACCCCAAATGGCAGCACACATTACGCCCACCCCTCCCCCCGAGCATTGCCCGATGTGTACCAGGCGGCCACCGGCCCCGCAGGCGGCGTCTTCTTTGCCACTGCGGCTGGCATTGCCACCTTGCACGGCGACTCACTCCAGCTACTCCCGGCCACAGAAGGCCCCATCAAGGCGAAAACTATTTACCGCGATACCAAAGGCCGCCTATGGGTGGGTGCTGACAAGGGTGTGTTCCAGGTAAGGGAAGGTCAGGTGGTAAAGGTGCGCACGAACTTAAACGTTAGGGAGATTAGCTCCATCACAGAAGACACAAAGGGGAATTTATACTTTGCCGCCTTTAACCAGGGCTTGTTGTTGTTGCAGGGCCGGCAAGCGAAGCTTTTCACCACGGAACAGGGGCTGCCGAACGAGGCCATCAAAACAGTTTTCGCGGATGCCTCCGACAACCTGTGGGTGGCCACGAACCGTGATGTGCTGAAAGTAAGCTTGCCCATACTTCTCCGGGAGGGCAAATTCAGCTACCGCAGCTACACCGCCAACAGCGGGTTTCGGGGTTTGGAAGTATGCGACAACGCCATCGTGCAGGCCAGGGACAGTTCCATCTGGTTTGGCACCACCAAAGGCCTTACTCAATACCTGCCCCACCTCGACCACCCCAACACGCAGCACCCCAAAGTAATGCTGACGGATGTGATGCTTTATTCCAGGCCCACCGACTGGGAGGAGCTCGGCTACCCACTGGACAGCCTGACCGGCTTGCCTGAAACGCTAAGGCTGCCGCATACCCAAAATCACCTGTCCTTTAACTTTCACGCCATCTGCCTGTCGGGGCCGGAGCAGGTCCGGTACAAGTATAGGCTGGCCGGTTACGAGGACTCCTGGTCGCCGGCTACCAGCCGCTCGTTTACCACCTACGCCAACCTCTCGCCGGGCAAGTATAAATTTGAGCTGCTGGCCCAGAACAACGAGGGCTACTGGACAGAGCAGCCGCTCTCCTACGAGTTTGCGATTGTGCCGCCCATCTGGCGCCGCGAGTGGTTTATAGGCGTGCTGCTGGTGGTAATTGCCGGGGCCATACTTAGCGTGGTGCACCTGCGCGAGCGCAGCCTGGTAAAAATGAACACGCTGCTGGAGATGAAAGTAGACCACCGCACCCGGCTGCTGGAGCGCCAGAACCGCGAGAAGGAGATCCTACTCCAGGAAATACACCACCGCGTTAAGAACAACCTGCAGATTGTGATGAGCATGCTGAACCTGCAGGCGCGCCACGTGCCCGACCCGCTGGCAAAGGACGTGATGCAGGCGCTGCGCAGCCGGGTAAGGTCGATGGCCCTGCTCCACGAGCGCCTCTACCGCCACAACGACCTGGAACAGATAAACCTGGAAGATTACTTTCTGGAGATATGCGAGAGCCTCTACGCCTCCTATGGCATCAGCATGGAGCGGGTGGCGCTGGAGCTGGATATCCCTGAGACGAAAGTAGACGTAGACACAGCTATAACCCTTGGCCTCATCGTAAACGAGTTAGTGTCCAACACGCTGAAGTATGCCTTCCCGCAGGGAGAAGCGGGCGTGTTGCGCATTGTCCTCACCCGGCACGATGAAGTGCAGTTTACCCTGACCGTAAGTGACAATGGCCGCGGCCTTCCCGAGGATTTTTACCAGCACCGACAGCAGGGGCACTCTTTTGGGCTGAAGCTGGTGGAATCGTTGAGTAAGAAACTCGAGGGACACATGAATTTTTACAATAGCCATGGCACAAAATCAACATTATATTTTGTTTTGCCATCATAA
- the ahcY gene encoding adenosylhomocysteinase has product MIDTELKYKVRDISLAEWGRKEIRLAEAEMPGLMAIREEFGPSKPLAGARIAGCLHMTIQTAVLIETLVELGAEVTWSSCNIFSTQDHAAAAIAAAGISVYAWKGMTAEEFDWCIEQTLFFGEDRKPLNMILDDGGDLTNMVLDNYPELAAGIKGLSEETTTGVHRLYERMKNGTLTMPAINVNDSVTKSKFDNKYGCKESLVDAIRRATDVMMAGKVAVVAGYGDVGKGSAASLRGAGARVIVTEIDPICALQAAMDGFAVKRMVDAIKEADIVVTATGNKDIIGEREFRSLKDKAIVCNIGHFDNEIDMAWLNKTYGNTKDVIKPQVDLYNIEGKDVIVLAEGRLVNLGCATGHPSFVMSNSFSNQTLAQLELWTNTDAYENKVYTLPKHLDEKVARLHLSKIGVELDELSPDQARYIGVEVEGPYKPEYYRY; this is encoded by the coding sequence ATGATAGATACAGAACTGAAGTACAAAGTGAGAGATATCTCTCTGGCTGAATGGGGCCGTAAAGAAATTAGATTGGCTGAGGCCGAGATGCCAGGTTTGATGGCCATCCGTGAGGAGTTCGGCCCAAGCAAGCCCCTTGCCGGTGCCCGCATTGCAGGCTGCCTGCACATGACCATCCAGACTGCTGTGCTGATTGAGACGCTGGTGGAATTGGGTGCCGAGGTTACCTGGTCTTCCTGCAACATTTTCTCTACCCAGGACCATGCTGCCGCTGCCATTGCCGCTGCCGGTATTTCAGTTTATGCCTGGAAGGGCATGACGGCCGAGGAGTTTGACTGGTGCATTGAGCAAACGTTGTTCTTCGGTGAAGACCGTAAGCCGCTTAACATGATCCTGGACGATGGTGGTGACCTGACCAACATGGTGCTCGATAACTACCCTGAGCTGGCTGCCGGTATCAAAGGGCTGTCTGAAGAGACAACCACGGGTGTTCACCGCCTGTACGAGCGCATGAAGAACGGCACGCTGACAATGCCTGCCATTAACGTGAACGACTCAGTTACAAAGTCTAAGTTCGATAACAAGTATGGCTGTAAAGAGTCGTTGGTAGATGCGATTCGTCGTGCCACTGACGTGATGATGGCCGGTAAAGTGGCCGTTGTAGCTGGTTACGGTGACGTAGGAAAAGGTTCTGCCGCTTCACTTCGTGGTGCCGGTGCCCGTGTGATCGTTACTGAAATTGACCCGATCTGCGCCTTGCAGGCTGCCATGGACGGTTTCGCGGTGAAGCGTATGGTGGATGCCATCAAAGAGGCAGACATCGTGGTAACCGCCACTGGTAACAAAGACATCATCGGCGAGCGCGAGTTCCGCTCACTGAAAGACAAAGCCATCGTTTGTAACATCGGCCACTTCGACAACGAGATCGACATGGCCTGGTTGAACAAGACCTACGGTAATACGAAAGACGTGATTAAGCCACAGGTGGATCTTTACAACATCGAAGGCAAGGATGTGATCGTATTGGCAGAAGGCCGTTTGGTAAACCTTGGTTGCGCCACTGGCCACCCATCGTTCGTAATGTCAAACTCCTTCTCTAACCAGACACTGGCGCAGCTGGAGCTTTGGACAAACACAGATGCTTATGAGAACAAGGTTTATACTTTGCCGAAGCACCTGGATGAGAAAGTAGCCCGCCTGCACCTGTCTAAGATCGGTGTGGAACTGGACGAGCTTTCGCCTGACCAGGCCCGTTACATCGGTGTGGAGGTTGAAGGCCCTTACAAGCCAGAGTATTACAGATACTAA
- a CDS encoding sigma-70 family RNA polymerase sigma factor, translating into MSEQQGKQLSKEEKDARFEAELLPVLDPLYNFAYRLTLDEDDANDLVQETYLKAYRFFDYFEQGTNAKAWLFRILKNSFINEFRKKSKQPAKVDYSEVEGYYNTDDVEGEGGVATTTDMRTESVQDLIGDEVASALNALPIDFRTVIILCDLEGFTYEEMAKILDIPIGTVRSRLHRARNSLKEKLEKYAKSMGYNS; encoded by the coding sequence ATGAGCGAGCAACAGGGTAAACAACTAAGTAAAGAGGAGAAAGACGCGCGGTTTGAGGCCGAATTGCTTCCTGTGCTCGATCCTCTGTACAATTTTGCCTACAGACTCACCCTCGACGAAGACGATGCCAACGACCTGGTGCAGGAAACCTATCTGAAGGCTTACCGCTTTTTTGACTACTTCGAACAAGGAACTAATGCAAAAGCATGGCTGTTCCGAATCCTGAAGAACTCCTTCATTAATGAGTTTAGAAAAAAGAGCAAACAGCCTGCAAAAGTAGACTACAGCGAGGTTGAAGGGTATTATAACACCGACGACGTAGAAGGGGAGGGCGGCGTGGCCACCACGACAGACATGCGCACCGAAAGTGTGCAGGATTTGATCGGGGATGAAGTAGCCAGTGCACTCAATGCCCTGCCCATCGACTTCAGAACGGTGATTATACTTTGTGATCTGGAAGGCTTTACGTACGAGGAAATGGCCAAGATTCTGGACATCCCCATCGGAACTGTACGCTCTAGGCTGCACCGTGCCCGAAACTCTTTGAAGGAGAAGTTGGAAAAGTATGCGAAAAGCATGGGTTATAATAGTTAG
- a CDS encoding anti-sigma factor family protein → MEPKFTEAYQEAPEEAQTANCERTAHMLDMIIDGEATPEDQQFFNSHIEECVSCFESHQKQKLLKGLISGHLQRVIVPESLAHSIKVKIQETV, encoded by the coding sequence ATGGAACCAAAATTTACAGAAGCATACCAGGAAGCACCTGAAGAAGCGCAAACCGCAAACTGCGAGCGCACAGCACACATGCTGGACATGATCATTGATGGGGAGGCCACTCCCGAAGATCAGCAGTTCTTTAACAGCCACATCGAAGAGTGTGTCAGTTGCTTCGAAAGCCATCAAAAGCAAAAACTCCTCAAAGGCCTTATCAGCGGCCATCTACAGCGTGTGATTGTGCCGGAAAGCCTGGCCCATTCCATCAAAGTGAAGATACAAGAAACGGTATAA
- a CDS encoding THUMP-like domain-containing protein, which yields MRTFTPEEQEFILAHQYDDVAQLMLQASRYPQLPVQELVQQIKARQKAIQKLPTWVAHPQAVFPVAVSVEQSSSEATAAYKSDLVQGRLLVDLTGGFGVDSFFFARSFAEVVHVEQNAALQEVAKYNFGLLGADNIKSINSTAEDFLADFEGKASVLYLDPARRGNHDQKLHLLQDCEPDVLRLLPELFQKADAILLKTSPMLDIEQALQELGHGTQVWVIAVQNEVKEVLYLLQPQAPAPADVPRMAVNLLPASSPQSLTFTRAQEEAAEPLYADPLEFVYEPNAAILKAGAYRYLGQHLGLHKLHPNSHLYTSAQLLSGFPGRSFRCLGVSRYSKKELLKQLPAKKANITVRNFPESVADIRRKTGIREGGDLYLFFTTDMHQKPVVLICEKAF from the coding sequence ATGCGCACCTTTACCCCCGAAGAGCAGGAGTTTATACTTGCACACCAATACGATGATGTAGCCCAACTGATGCTGCAGGCCAGCCGCTATCCGCAACTGCCGGTGCAGGAACTGGTGCAGCAGATAAAGGCGCGCCAGAAGGCCATACAAAAACTACCGACGTGGGTAGCGCACCCGCAGGCCGTGTTTCCGGTGGCGGTGTCGGTGGAGCAAAGTTCGTCAGAGGCAACGGCCGCTTACAAGTCAGACCTGGTGCAGGGCAGGTTGCTGGTTGATTTAACGGGTGGCTTTGGGGTGGACAGCTTCTTTTTTGCCAGGAGCTTTGCCGAAGTGGTACACGTGGAACAAAATGCGGCGCTGCAGGAGGTGGCCAAGTATAACTTTGGTTTACTTGGTGCCGACAACATCAAAAGTATAAACAGCACGGCAGAGGATTTTCTAGCTGATTTTGAGGGCAAGGCGTCTGTTTTATACCTAGATCCGGCCCGCCGTGGCAACCACGACCAAAAGCTGCACCTGCTGCAGGACTGCGAGCCGGATGTGCTGCGCCTGCTGCCCGAGCTTTTCCAAAAGGCCGATGCCATACTTCTGAAAACATCGCCGATGCTGGACATTGAACAGGCGCTGCAGGAACTTGGGCACGGAACGCAGGTGTGGGTGATAGCGGTGCAGAACGAGGTGAAGGAGGTGTTATACCTGCTGCAGCCGCAGGCACCTGCTCCCGCCGATGTGCCGCGCATGGCTGTGAACCTGCTTCCAGCCTCGTCACCGCAGTCCCTTACCTTTACCCGCGCCCAGGAAGAAGCCGCCGAACCTTTATATGCCGACCCGCTGGAATTTGTTTACGAACCCAATGCAGCCATACTTAAAGCAGGTGCCTACCGCTACCTGGGGCAGCACCTTGGCTTGCACAAGCTGCACCCCAACAGCCACCTCTATACTTCGGCACAGCTGCTATCTGGTTTTCCAGGCCGTAGTTTCCGGTGCCTGGGCGTGAGCCGCTACAGTAAAAAAGAGCTCCTTAAGCAACTGCCTGCCAAAAAAGCCAATATTACGGTGCGCAACTTCCCTGAATCCGTGGCCGACATCCGCCGCAAAACCGGCATCAGGGAGGGCGGCGATCTTTACCTCTTCTTCACAACCGACATGCACCAGAAGCCTGTGGTGCTCATCTGCGAAAAAGCTTTCTAA
- a CDS encoding glycosyltransferase family 2 protein, with amino-acid sequence MVTGISVVIPNYNGVHLFKETLPTVVEALAHVDKPTELIVVDDCSTDDSIAYLQANYPQIRILRNEVNGGFSVTANHGIRKASFDKVLLLNSDVKLTPHYFANQYKYFSRPDTFGVMGRIVGWHDEKIQDGAKFPSFHGSKIKTTGNYLLQDERQMEDGLYSMYLSGANAFIDKEKFLLIGGFDEIFSPFYVEDYELSLRAWRLGFKCYYDYSSVCRHQVSSSIKSKSKKKYVSTMYDRNKMFLHAIHLEGTSRYLWFLQLLPEALIRVLTFRWHYLRSLSLFMASYNRVRESRQAFKKTAKKVGKRLSVKDVTSFILGKMKGDIIRL; translated from the coding sequence ATGGTAACCGGAATTTCTGTTGTCATCCCGAATTATAACGGCGTACACTTGTTCAAAGAAACACTGCCTACGGTGGTGGAGGCGCTGGCACACGTCGACAAGCCCACAGAACTGATTGTGGTGGATGATTGCTCCACGGATGACTCTATCGCGTACCTGCAGGCAAACTACCCGCAAATCAGGATACTTCGCAACGAGGTAAACGGCGGTTTCTCAGTTACGGCAAACCACGGCATCCGGAAAGCAAGTTTTGACAAGGTGCTGCTGCTGAACAGCGACGTGAAGCTAACGCCACACTACTTTGCCAACCAGTACAAATACTTCTCCCGGCCGGATACCTTTGGGGTGATGGGGCGGATAGTGGGCTGGCATGATGAAAAGATTCAGGACGGCGCCAAGTTTCCGTCTTTCCACGGCAGCAAGATCAAGACAACCGGTAATTACCTGCTCCAGGACGAGCGGCAGATGGAGGATGGCTTGTACTCGATGTACTTATCGGGTGCCAACGCCTTTATAGATAAGGAGAAATTCCTGCTCATCGGTGGGTTTGATGAGATCTTTTCACCATTTTATGTGGAAGACTACGAGCTGTCGCTGAGGGCGTGGCGGCTGGGTTTTAAATGCTACTATGACTATTCGAGCGTATGCCGCCACCAGGTTTCTTCCTCCATTAAATCAAAGAGCAAGAAAAAGTACGTCAGCACCATGTACGACCGCAACAAGATGTTTCTGCACGCCATCCACCTGGAGGGTACCAGCCGTTACCTGTGGTTTCTGCAGCTGCTGCCTGAGGCACTGATCCGGGTGCTTACCTTCCGCTGGCATTACCTGAGGTCGCTTTCGCTGTTCATGGCCTCCTATAACCGGGTGCGGGAGTCGCGGCAGGCGTTCAAGAAAACAGCCAAAAAAGTAGGTAAACGTTTGAGTGTGAAAGACGTGACTTCTTTTATACTTGGCAAGATGAAGGGAGACATTATCCGGCTCTGA